The following are encoded together in the Fusarium keratoplasticum isolate Fu6.1 chromosome 1, whole genome shotgun sequence genome:
- a CDS encoding PH domain-containing protein, with the protein MAEEQKNVVVPEETKPETTGISAPTVETPAESKPAEETPAVAAESAPAAEDKPAEEAKPAEAEEAPKAEEKKEEVKPIEEGHLNHKAQGLSFPKNLIASKEFFWFGSEAVEPKALAHYLKAEKSADTAHSNIAWASETGKGLLFVGDKTTPSSVISLADATEPETDGSHKFHLTSKGNKHTFKAANAAERDNWVAQLKLKIAEAKELVATVTESETYKATVESFKPAVAKKEEKAAEAPKEEAAPVIEEPAAEAAPATEEAPKEEEAKEERKKEEVKSEEPKRRSASRKRTSFFGFGKKEESKKEEVKKEAEAKPAEETAVAVETPAEEAPKTEEAPKIEEPAKPAEVVEEPAKAAEETPAEAAPAAEEKPAESPKEKPAPNKRNSFFGNVFSKKEKKTPELKPTEPAEAPKEGEATETAPVIPPVEATTPLAVDVSSPATVPAETTEAAAATSPAPEAKKEIKEKRKSSLPFAFGKRDKSPAPGEGEKVKESPFSKLRNTIRGKSPKPAEKHAEEPKEETLKEEPAKEEEPKTEAPKEEEAAKPAEPEAENKPENATTPAPVVTAAA; encoded by the exons ATGGCCGAGGAACAGAAGAACGTCGTCGTCCCCGAGGAGACCAAGCCTGAGACCACCGGTATCTCGGCTCCCACCGTCGAGACTCCCGCTGAGTCCAAGCCCGCCGAAGAGACACCCGCTGTCGCTGCCGAGTCTGCTCCCGCTGCTGAGGACAAgcctgctgaggaggccaagcccgctgaggctgaggaggcccccaaggccgaggagaagaaggaggaggtcaagcCCATCGAGGAGGGTCACCTGAACCACAAGGCTCAGGGCCTGAGCTTCCCCAA GAACCTGATTGCCAGCAAGGAGTTCTTCTGGTTCGGCTCCGAGGCCGTCGAGCCCAAGGCCCTCGCCCATTacctcaaggccgagaagtcTGCCGATACTGCCCACTCCAACATTGCCTGGGCTTCCGAGACTGGCAAGGGCCTTCTCTTCGTCGGCGACAAGACCACCCCCTCTAGCGTCATCAGCCTG GCTGATGCTACTGAGCCCGAGACCGATGGCTCCCACAAGTTCCACCTCACCTCCAAGGGCAACAAGCACAccttcaaggctgccaaCGCCGCTGAGCGTGACAACTGGGTTGCCCagctgaagctcaagatcgccgaggccaaggagctcgtCGCTACTGTCACCGAGTCGGAGACCTACAAGGCCACGGTCGAGAGCTTCAAGCCTGCTGTTGctaagaaggaggagaaggctgctgaggcccccaaggaggaggccgccCCTGTCATTGAGGagcccgccgccgaggctgccCCCGCTACCGAGGAGGctcccaaggaggaggaagccaaggaggagcgcaagaaggaggaggtcaagtCTGAGGAGCCCAAGCGACGATCCGCCAGCCGCAAGCGCACTTCTTTCTTTGGCTTcggcaagaaggaggagtccaagaaggaagaggtcaagaaggaggctgaggccaagcccgccgaggagaccGCTGTTGCCGTCGAGACccctgccgaggaggctccTAAGACTGAGGAGGCCCCCAAGATCGAGGAGCCCGCCAAGCCTGCTGAGGTCGTTGAGGAGcctgccaaggctgccgaggagacccccgctgaggctgctcctgctgctgaggagaagcctgCTGAGAGTCCTAAGGAGAAGCCTGCCCCCAACAAGCGCAACAGCTTCTTCGGCAACGTCTTCTctaagaaggagaagaagactcCCGAGCTGAAGCCCACTGAGCCCGCTGAGGCCcccaaggagggcgaggctACTGAGACCGCCCCCGTCATCCCTCCTGTCGAGGCCACCACTCCCCTTGCCGTTGACGTCTCCAGCCCTGCCACTGTCCCCGCCGAGACCACcgaggctgctgccgctACCTCTCCCGCCCCCGAGGCTAagaaggagatcaaggagaagcgaaAGTCTTCTCTCCCCTTCGCCTTCGGCAAGCGCGACAAGTCTCCCGCCCCCGGCGAGGGtgagaaggtcaaggagagccccttctccaagctccgcAACACCATCCGCGGCAAGTCCCCCAAGCCTGCTGAGAAGCACGccgaggagcccaaggaggagaccctgaaggaggagcctgctaaggaggaggagcccaagaCTGAGGcccccaaggaggaggaggctgccaagcctgccgagcccgaggccgagaacAAGCCTGAGAACGCTACCACTCCCGCTCCTGTCGTCACCGCCGCTGCCTAG